TTCGACCCGCTCGGTATCAGCCCCAGCGCGAACATGCCGGCAATCGAATCCGCTTTGTCGGCGATCGCCAGCACCGCGCCCTCGATCGTACGCGGCACCCTGTCTTCCATCGACTCCGGTTTGTACTGGTCGTAAATTGCGTCACCGATGGCGGGATCCAGGCCCTGCGCCTTCGCGTACAGGCCGCCGATAATTCCCTGTAGCTCGGTGAACTCCTTCACCAGCTCGGTTGTCAGGTCGGTCTTGGCCAGCAGCGCCGCCTTGTGCACGATGCCTGCGCGCACCTTGACGTTCGCGTCCGCCAGCGTCTCGGAAACCTGGCTTGCCAGCTTCTGCACCCGAATCGTCTTGTCGTAGTAGCTGCCCAAGTCCTTCTGGAAGGTGACGTTCCGCAGCGATTCGGCGCGCTCCCGCAGCGGGCGCTTCTGGTCGGTGTCCCAGAAGAAGCGCGCATCGCGGAACCGCGCCCGCAGCACGCGCTCGTTGCCGTGGCGAATAATTCCCGCCGGATCGCCGTCGATGTTCAGCACCGCCAGAAAATGCGGCGCCAGCTTTCCCCCGGCATCCTCCACCGCGAAATACTTTTGATGGTCACGCATTACCGTGACCAGCACCTCTTCCGGCAGTGACAGGAACTCGCGCTCGAAGTTGCCGAGGATGACGGATGGATATTCGGTGAGATTTACGACCGTATTGAGCAGTTCGCCGTCTTCGCGCCAGCGCGCGCCCGGCACCGTCCGGCAGCAGCGGTCGAGTTCTTTGCGGATCAGCGCCAGTCGTTCTTCGCGCTTCGCGAACACGCCCTCATGCTTCAGGTCGGAGGCGTAGGACGCCGGTTCCTTGATCTCCACATCCTTGCCCAGCACCCGGTGTCCGCGCGATCTTCGCGCCGCGCGAATGCCCGCGTACTCTACCGGCACCACTTCATTTCCCAGCAGCGACACCATCCAGCGCACCGGGCGCACGAACCGCTCCGGCTTGCCTGGGCGCCAGTACATGTTCTTCGCCCAGTACAGTGCGCTGATTTCTTTCGGCAGCGCTTCCGCCAGGATTTCATGTGCCGTGCGCCCCTTGCGCGTCACCGTTGCTGCCAGGTATTCGCCCTTCGGCGTGGTGACCGTCTTCAGCGCCGCAACGTCGACATTCACCTTGCGCGCAAAAGCCTGCGCCGCCGGGGTCGCCTGTCCGTCCTTGTACGCCACCTTCACGGATGGGCCCAGCACCTGCTCTTCCGCGTTCGCCTGCGTTTCCGCAATTCCGCGGGCCAGCACCGCCAATCGCCGTGGCGTCGAATACGGCTCCAGTTGGGCTTCTTGTGCCAGCGATTCGCGCTGCAGCAGCTCCGCCACGCGCTTGCACAGCTCCGCCTCGGCGCCATCGATCATCCGCGCCGGAATCTCTTCGAGCCCGATCTCAAGCAAGAAATCTGCCATGTTACGAGCTGCTTATTGTCCCACTTGCCGTCGTACCCGACGCGTGATGCACATCACACGCATTTGTAGCGCTCCGCACTTCCCGAGTGTCAATGCTTCTCGGTTACTTCCTGATTTGTCTGAAATGCGGCAACGTGCTTCGCGCTGACCTTAAGAGGTTCAGCGGCTTGCACGGGCGTGTTTTCGCCGACAGCTGAAAGCTGACGGCTGACAGCCTTTTGTTGCGTCACCCACGCCTTTGCCACCCCAACCGCCAACTGCCGCACGCGCGCGATCACTCCCACCCGCTCCGTGACCGAGATCGCTCCCCGCGCATCCAGGATGTTGAACAAGTTCGAGCACTTCAGGCACAAGTCATAGGCGGGCAGCAGCGGGAACTTTCGAATTTCTTCCCGCAGGTGCGCCGGGAAATCCTCGTCCAGCGTCCGTTCCTTTTTTCCTTCTTCTTTCTTCTCCGACGTCAGCTTGGCGAACTCCGCCAGCAGCTCCTTGCACTCGTCTTCGAACATCTCGAAGTGTTTCCACGCCCGGTCCACATCCGCCAACTCGAAGTTGTAAGCCGAGTACTGGACTTCGTCCGCCAGGCGCACGTCGCCGTACTTGACTACCGCGCCGGTCTTCGGATCGCGCGCCCACGTGATCTCATAAATCGAATCCACGTCCTGCAAAAATGCGGCGATCCGCTCCAG
This portion of the Terriglobales bacterium genome encodes:
- a CDS encoding glycine--tRNA ligase subunit alpha, with translation MPNKQNAPTFQELVLKLSNFFADYGCVLQQPHDVEVGAGTMAPETFLRVLGPQPYRVAYYQPSRRPADGRYGENPNRLYKHLQMQVILKPPPEDVQGLYLRSLEAIGIDLRQHDIKFEEDNWEAPTLAAWGVGWQVMLDGLEITQFTYFQQCGGIDLDPMCAELTYGLERIAAFLQDVDSIYEITWARDPKTGAVVKYGDVRLADEVQYSAYNFELADVDRAWKHFEMFEDECKELLAEFAKLTSEKKEEGKKERTLDEDFPAHLREEIRKFPLLPAYDLCLKCSNLFNILDARGAISVTERVGVIARVRQLAVGVAKAWVTQQKAVSRQLSAVGENTPVQAAEPLKVSAKHVAAFQTNQEVTEKH
- the glyS gene encoding glycine--tRNA ligase subunit beta; its protein translation is MADFLLEIGLEEIPARMIDGAEAELCKRVAELLQRESLAQEAQLEPYSTPRRLAVLARGIAETQANAEEQVLGPSVKVAYKDGQATPAAQAFARKVNVDVAALKTVTTPKGEYLAATVTRKGRTAHEILAEALPKEISALYWAKNMYWRPGKPERFVRPVRWMVSLLGNEVVPVEYAGIRAARRSRGHRVLGKDVEIKEPASYASDLKHEGVFAKREERLALIRKELDRCCRTVPGARWREDGELLNTVVNLTEYPSVILGNFEREFLSLPEEVLVTVMRDHQKYFAVEDAGGKLAPHFLAVLNIDGDPAGIIRHGNERVLRARFRDARFFWDTDQKRPLRERAESLRNVTFQKDLGSYYDKTIRVQKLASQVSETLADANVKVRAGIVHKAALLAKTDLTTELVKEFTELQGIIGGLYAKAQGLDPAIGDAIYDQYKPESMEDRVPRTIEGAVLAIADKADSIAGMFALGLIPSGS